The Actinocatenispora sera genome has a window encoding:
- a CDS encoding UDP-N-acetylmuramoyl-L-alanyl-D-glutamate--2,6-diaminopimelate ligase, whose product MLAARLGAEPPAGDGRVPTGGPATHPGAVSVEGAGDPVISGVTHASGEVVPGDLYAALPGSRRHGAEFVAEAVAAGAVAVFTDAAGVPAATAAGVPALVVDDPRARLGELAAEVYGRPSERLAVLGITGTNGKSSTAYLVESALTAAGRRTGLIGTVETRLGDERLASARTTPEATDLQALFAVALERGLDTMVMEVSSHALALGRVAGTRFAVGAFTNFGIDHLDFHGTVEDYFAAKASLFDGRAGVEVLNVDDPAVAKLAHPGRTVSVSAQGRPAADWQADSLVRDGYGQRFVVTGPDRVRRDASVLLPGRYNVANALLAIAVAAATGVEPATAVAGVAACGGVPGRMERVTAPGPVVGVVDFAHTPNAVAAALGALREAAAPTGARVICVVGAGGDRDAGKRPMMGEAAARGADEVIVTDDNPRSEDPAAIRAQVVAGAAAVAGAHWTDGGDRTAAIAAAVAAARPGDIVAVLGKGHEQGQEVAGQVHPFDDRVVLAAALRARFEEDA is encoded by the coding sequence ATGCTCGCCGCACGCCTCGGTGCCGAGCCGCCGGCCGGGGACGGCCGCGTGCCCACCGGCGGTCCCGCCACCCACCCGGGCGCGGTGTCCGTCGAGGGCGCCGGGGACCCGGTGATCAGCGGCGTCACGCACGCCAGCGGCGAGGTGGTTCCCGGCGACCTGTACGCGGCGTTGCCGGGCTCGCGCCGACACGGCGCGGAGTTCGTGGCCGAGGCGGTGGCGGCCGGCGCGGTCGCCGTGTTCACCGACGCCGCCGGCGTGCCCGCCGCAACCGCGGCCGGGGTACCGGCGCTGGTGGTCGACGATCCGCGGGCGCGGCTGGGCGAGCTCGCCGCCGAGGTGTACGGCCGTCCCAGCGAGCGGCTCGCGGTGCTCGGCATCACCGGTACCAACGGCAAGTCGTCGACGGCGTACCTGGTCGAGTCGGCGCTGACCGCGGCGGGCCGGCGCACCGGGTTGATCGGCACGGTCGAGACGCGGCTGGGTGACGAGCGACTGGCGAGTGCCCGGACCACGCCGGAGGCGACCGACCTGCAGGCGCTGTTCGCGGTGGCGCTGGAGCGCGGGTTGGACACCATGGTGATGGAGGTGTCCAGCCACGCGCTGGCGCTGGGGCGGGTCGCCGGCACCCGGTTCGCGGTCGGCGCGTTCACCAACTTCGGCATCGACCACCTGGACTTCCACGGCACCGTGGAGGACTACTTCGCGGCCAAGGCGAGCCTGTTCGACGGCCGTGCCGGGGTCGAGGTGCTCAACGTCGACGACCCGGCGGTGGCCAAGCTGGCGCATCCCGGCCGCACCGTGTCGGTGTCGGCGCAGGGCCGGCCGGCGGCCGACTGGCAGGCCGACTCCCTGGTCCGGGACGGCTACGGTCAGCGGTTCGTGGTGACCGGCCCGGACCGGGTGCGACGGGACGCGAGCGTGCTGCTGCCCGGCCGGTACAACGTGGCGAACGCGCTGCTCGCGATCGCGGTGGCAGCCGCGACCGGGGTCGAGCCGGCCACCGCGGTCGCCGGGGTGGCCGCCTGCGGTGGGGTGCCGGGCCGGATGGAGCGGGTGACCGCGCCCGGGCCGGTGGTGGGTGTGGTCGACTTCGCGCACACCCCGAACGCGGTCGCCGCGGCGCTCGGCGCCCTGCGCGAGGCGGCCGCGCCGACCGGGGCCCGGGTGATCTGCGTGGTCGGCGCCGGTGGCGACCGGGATGCCGGGAAGCGACCGATGATGGGTGAGGCCGCCGCGCGCGGGGCCGACGAGGTGATCGTCACCGACGACAACCCGCGCAGCGAGGACCCGGCGGCGATCCGGGCGCAGGTCGTGGCCGGTGCGGCCGCGGTGGCGGGCGCGCACTGGACCGACGGCGGCGACCGGACCGCGGCGATCGCCGCCGCGGTGGCGGCCGCCCGGCCGGGCGATATCGTCGCGGTGCTCGGCAAGGGACACGAACAGGGACAGGAGGTGGCGGGCCAGGTGCACCCGTTCGACGACCGGGTGGTGCTGGCGGCCGCGCTGCGGGCCCGGTTCGAGGAGGACGCATGA
- a CDS encoding UDP-N-acetylmuramoyl-tripeptide--D-alanyl-D-alanine ligase, whose protein sequence is MIELSLADVAVATGGALVDGADPTATVTAGVEYDSRAVTAGGLFVALRGESEDGHRFATAAVGAGAVAAVAEERTGVPTVLVADTLVALGRIARAVVDRLPDTTVVGVTGSSGKTSTKDMIAALTARLGDTVAPVGTLNNELGHPYTVLQADRDTRYLVLECSARGIGHVAYLCEIAPPRIGVVLNVGSAHLGEFGSVEAIATAKGELVEALPADGTAVLNADDKRVRAMAQRTRARVVLFGTAPDADVRATDVALDGAGRPSFTLHAGGESVPVQLGLYGAHQVSNALATAAAALACGMPLAEVGSALGGLRPASPRRMDVFTRSDGVTVIDDSYNANLASMTAALRTLATIGAGRRTWAVLGYMAELGRFEQTQHEQVGRLAAELGVDRVVAVEPAAAGIDQGARARAADSGWEGQSVQVPDQQAAIALLADEVRPGDVVLVKGSRYRTWHVADALRETADSALGDREAPA, encoded by the coding sequence ATGATCGAGCTCTCGCTCGCCGACGTGGCCGTGGCCACCGGCGGGGCGCTGGTCGACGGTGCCGATCCGACGGCGACCGTCACCGCCGGGGTCGAGTACGACTCGCGTGCGGTCACCGCCGGCGGCCTGTTCGTGGCGCTGCGCGGGGAGAGCGAAGACGGCCACCGGTTCGCGACCGCCGCGGTCGGCGCGGGTGCGGTGGCGGCGGTGGCCGAGGAACGTACCGGGGTGCCGACGGTGCTGGTGGCCGACACGCTGGTGGCGCTGGGTCGGATCGCCCGGGCGGTGGTCGACCGGTTGCCCGACACCACCGTGGTCGGGGTGACCGGCTCGTCCGGCAAGACCTCCACCAAGGACATGATCGCCGCGCTGACCGCCCGGTTGGGCGACACCGTCGCGCCGGTCGGCACCCTCAACAACGAGCTCGGCCACCCGTACACGGTGCTGCAGGCCGACCGCGACACCCGCTACCTGGTGCTGGAGTGCAGCGCCCGCGGCATCGGCCACGTGGCGTACCTGTGCGAGATCGCACCGCCGAGGATCGGCGTGGTGCTCAACGTCGGCAGCGCACACCTGGGCGAGTTCGGCTCGGTGGAGGCGATCGCGACCGCGAAGGGCGAGCTGGTCGAGGCGCTGCCGGCGGACGGGACGGCGGTGCTCAACGCCGACGACAAGCGGGTGCGGGCGATGGCGCAGCGTACCCGGGCGCGGGTGGTGCTGTTCGGTACCGCGCCCGACGCCGACGTGCGCGCCACCGACGTGGCGCTCGACGGGGCCGGCCGGCCGTCGTTCACGCTGCACGCCGGCGGCGAGTCGGTCCCGGTGCAGCTCGGCCTGTACGGCGCGCACCAGGTCTCCAACGCGCTCGCGACCGCCGCGGCGGCGCTGGCGTGCGGGATGCCGCTGGCGGAGGTCGGGTCCGCGCTGGGCGGGTTGCGGCCGGCCTCGCCGCGCCGGATGGATGTGTTCACCCGCTCCGACGGCGTGACCGTCATCGACGACTCGTACAACGCGAACCTCGCTTCGATGACCGCCGCGTTGCGGACGCTGGCCACGATCGGGGCCGGCCGCCGTACCTGGGCGGTGTTGGGCTACATGGCTGAGCTGGGCCGGTTCGAACAGACCCAGCACGAGCAGGTCGGCCGGTTGGCCGCCGAGCTCGGGGTGGACCGCGTGGTCGCCGTGGAACCGGCGGCGGCCGGCATCGATCAGGGCGCGCGGGCGCGCGCCGCAGACTCCGGGTGGGAGGGACAGTCGGTGCAGGTGCCTGACCAACAGGCAGCGATCGCGCTGTTGGCCGACGAGGTGCGGCCAGGTGACGTGGTGCTGGTGAAGGGCTCGCGCTACCGGACCTGGCACGTCGCCGACGCGCTGCGGGAGACCGCCGACAGCGCGCTCGGCGACCGGGAGGCGCCGGCATGA
- the murD gene encoding UDP-N-acetylmuramoyl-L-alanine--D-glutamate ligase produces MTGYEGRRVLVAGAGVSGKACARALVDAGAVVTVLDRSASAGLAELAAAGIDTQVAPEPPTALLAGASDLVVSPVFAPHHPLVVAALAAGLDVYCEPELAWRLRPAGAADWLALTGTNGKTTAVTMLASILSAAGLSARAVGNIGDPLIDAVRANDCQVLAVELSSYQLYWSQRLAPLAGAYLNLADDHLDWHGDRDAYASAKTAVWRGAAAGGTAIGNADDPAVAALLSAVPGRQVSFTLGEPAPGQLGVVDGMLVDHAFGRGESTGAAFGTEPVELVAADQMRPAGAHNVANALAAAALARAYGVGPEAVAAGLAGYVPQPHRNQRVAQVAGVTYVDDSKATNPHAALASLLSYPRLVWIAGGQLKGVDPDELVSRVADRLAGAVLLGADRAQITAALRRHAPAIPVIEVSRSDDGAMADVVAAAARLAGPGDTVLLAPAAASYDMFDSYAQRGDRFAAAVAALPVA; encoded by the coding sequence GTGACCGGGTACGAGGGGCGCCGGGTGCTGGTCGCCGGCGCCGGGGTCAGCGGCAAGGCGTGCGCGCGCGCCCTGGTCGATGCCGGTGCCGTGGTGACGGTGCTGGACCGCTCGGCGAGTGCCGGGCTGGCCGAGCTGGCCGCGGCCGGCATCGACACGCAGGTGGCGCCGGAGCCGCCGACCGCGCTGCTCGCCGGGGCCAGTGACCTGGTGGTCTCGCCGGTGTTCGCGCCGCACCATCCGCTGGTGGTCGCCGCGCTCGCGGCCGGCCTGGACGTGTACTGCGAGCCCGAGCTGGCCTGGCGGCTGCGCCCGGCCGGCGCCGCCGACTGGCTGGCGCTGACCGGGACCAACGGCAAGACCACCGCGGTGACGATGCTCGCGTCGATCCTGTCGGCCGCCGGGCTGTCGGCCCGGGCGGTGGGCAACATCGGCGACCCGCTGATCGACGCGGTACGGGCGAACGACTGCCAGGTGCTCGCGGTGGAGCTGTCCAGCTACCAGCTGTACTGGTCGCAGCGGCTGGCGCCGCTCGCCGGGGCATACCTCAACCTGGCCGACGACCACCTCGACTGGCACGGCGACCGGGATGCGTACGCGAGCGCCAAGACTGCGGTGTGGCGCGGCGCGGCGGCCGGCGGTACCGCGATCGGCAACGCCGACGACCCGGCGGTGGCGGCGCTGCTGTCCGCGGTACCGGGCCGGCAGGTGTCGTTCACCCTGGGCGAGCCGGCGCCGGGCCAGCTCGGCGTGGTCGACGGGATGCTCGTCGACCACGCCTTCGGCCGCGGGGAGTCCACCGGCGCTGCCTTCGGTACCGAGCCGGTGGAGCTGGTGGCGGCCGACCAGATGCGGCCCGCGGGCGCGCACAACGTGGCGAACGCGCTGGCCGCGGCCGCCCTCGCCCGGGCGTACGGGGTGGGCCCGGAGGCGGTCGCCGCCGGCCTGGCCGGCTACGTACCGCAGCCGCACCGCAACCAGCGGGTCGCGCAGGTCGCCGGCGTGACGTACGTGGACGACTCGAAGGCGACCAACCCGCACGCGGCCCTGGCGTCGCTGCTGTCCTACCCGCGGCTGGTGTGGATCGCCGGCGGCCAGCTGAAGGGCGTCGACCCGGACGAGCTGGTGTCCCGGGTCGCCGACCGGCTGGCCGGCGCGGTCCTGCTCGGTGCCGACCGGGCGCAGATCACTGCCGCGTTGCGCCGACACGCGCCGGCAATCCCGGTGATCGAGGTGTCCAGGTCCGATGATGGGGCGATGGCGGACGTGGTCGCCGCGGCGGCCCGGCTGGCCGGTCCCGGTGACACGGTGCTGCTGGCACCGGCCGCCGCCTCGTACGACATGTTCGACAGCTACGCGCAGCGCGGGGACCGGTTCGCCGCGGCGGTGGCCGCTCTGCCGGTGGCCTGA
- the mraY gene encoding phospho-N-acetylmuramoyl-pentapeptide-transferase, translated as MRSVIVAPLVAFVLTLFGTPLAIRYFSRLKADQPIREIGPQTHLAKKGTPTMGGVVFILATVVAYLVGHLTLLTLPGRPHKPTVTAIVLLGLFVCMGAVGFIDDFLKVRKKNSAGLSARGKLLGQAVVGAIFGVIAMYFNPDAISPNGIHNPTVGSSYISFVREIPWLDITRVGAVVLFIFVVLAASNGVNLTDGLDGLATGTSVMVLLAYTVISFWQYRHWCSDTHPLTHFCYNVRDPLDAALIAGAAAGALFGFLWWNASPARIFMGDSGALGLGGLIGGLAISTKTILLLFILGALFVIETVSLIIQVVSFRSTGRRVFRMAPIHHHFELAGWSEVNITVRFWIISGIGITAGLAIFYADFTASAIGSNV; from the coding sequence ATGAGATCGGTCATCGTCGCACCCCTCGTGGCGTTCGTACTCACCTTGTTCGGTACGCCGCTGGCGATCCGCTACTTCAGCCGGCTCAAGGCCGACCAGCCGATCCGCGAGATCGGTCCGCAGACCCACCTGGCCAAGAAGGGCACGCCGACGATGGGCGGGGTGGTCTTCATCCTGGCCACCGTGGTGGCCTACCTGGTGGGCCACCTGACGCTGCTGACCCTGCCGGGCCGGCCGCACAAGCCCACGGTCACCGCGATCGTGCTGCTCGGGCTGTTCGTGTGCATGGGCGCGGTCGGCTTCATCGACGACTTCCTGAAGGTACGCAAGAAGAACAGCGCCGGGCTGTCGGCCAGGGGAAAGCTGCTCGGGCAGGCCGTGGTCGGCGCGATCTTCGGCGTCATCGCGATGTACTTCAACCCCGACGCGATCTCGCCGAACGGAATCCACAACCCGACCGTGGGCAGCTCGTACATCTCGTTCGTGCGGGAGATCCCCTGGCTGGACATCACCCGGGTCGGCGCCGTGGTGCTGTTCATCTTCGTGGTGCTGGCGGCCTCCAACGGGGTCAACCTCACCGACGGGTTGGACGGCCTCGCCACCGGGACCTCGGTGATGGTGCTGCTGGCGTACACGGTGATCTCGTTCTGGCAGTACCGGCACTGGTGTTCCGACACCCACCCGCTGACCCACTTCTGTTACAACGTACGAGATCCGCTGGACGCGGCGCTGATAGCCGGGGCCGCGGCCGGGGCGCTGTTCGGGTTCCTGTGGTGGAACGCGTCGCCGGCCCGGATCTTCATGGGCGACTCCGGCGCGCTCGGTCTCGGCGGGTTGATCGGCGGCCTCGCCATCTCCACCAAGACGATCCTGCTGCTGTTCATCCTGGGCGCGCTGTTCGTCATCGAGACCGTCTCGCTGATCATCCAGGTCGTCTCGTTCCGCAGTACCGGCAGACGCGTGTTCCGGATGGCACCGATCCACCACCACTTCGAGCTGGCCGGGTGGAGCGAGGTCAACATCACCGTCCGGTTCTGGATCATCTCCGGCATCGGGATCACCGCCGGGCTGGCGATCTTCTATGCGGACTTCACCGCGTCGGCGATAGGCAGCAACGTGTGA